From a single Okeanomitos corallinicola TIOX110 genomic region:
- a CDS encoding DUF3110 domain-containing protein, which produces MRVFVLIFNAGTDNEGIHSIRVGNVNKIMMFESEDDATRFALMLEAQDFPTPTVEDMDDQEIKDFCEGAGFEWEIVSKDSNAVVTPPELNVDETDWQLDKTQDQNNPDSSESEETEMSNPELDSIRRRLEGLL; this is translated from the coding sequence ATGCGTGTTTTTGTACTAATTTTCAATGCTGGCACTGATAATGAAGGTATTCACTCAATTCGGGTAGGTAATGTCAACAAAATCATGATGTTCGAGTCAGAAGATGATGCCACGCGGTTTGCTTTAATGCTAGAAGCTCAAGATTTCCCTACGCCGACAGTTGAAGACATGGATGATCAAGAAATCAAGGATTTTTGCGAAGGGGCTGGGTTTGAGTGGGAAATTGTCTCAAAAGATAGTAACGCTGTAGTTACTCCTCCAGAATTAAACGTAGACGAAACAGATTGGCAACTGGATAAAACCCAAGATCAGAATAATCCCGACAGTTCTGAGTCAGAAGAAACAGAAATGTCTAATCCTGAACTAGATAGCATCCGTCGGCGACTAGAAGGGTTATTGTAG
- a CDS encoding sulfite exporter TauE/SafE family protein: MSILVFSILVWLGSFSAGLLGSLTGLGGGVVIVPLLTSVFGVDIRYAVGASLVSVIATSLGSASIYIKKGFTNLRLGMFLEVATTIGAIIGAMVATFVSVKILGFVLAFVLIYSAYLSQRPQAEISETETQEPLSTYFQLYGTYPTADRLISYQAHSLPAGFIIMLIAGVISGLLGIGSGAFKVLAMDQIMGLPFKVSTTTSNFMIAVTAAASAGVYLTRGYIDPGVSMPVVLGVLPGAFVGARILIGAKTNILRNIFSVVLLIMAFKMIYNSL; this comes from the coding sequence TTGAGTATATTAGTTTTTTCCATATTAGTATGGCTAGGCTCATTTAGTGCCGGATTACTAGGATCATTAACTGGCTTGGGAGGGGGAGTAGTCATAGTACCTTTATTAACTTCTGTATTTGGGGTTGATATTCGTTATGCTGTGGGTGCTTCCTTAGTATCTGTAATTGCTACCTCTCTAGGTTCAGCATCTATCTATATTAAAAAAGGGTTCACAAATTTGCGTTTGGGAATGTTTTTGGAAGTAGCGACAACAATAGGCGCTATTATTGGCGCGATGGTGGCCACTTTTGTTTCAGTTAAAATACTAGGATTTGTTCTCGCATTTGTACTAATTTACTCTGCTTATTTATCCCAGCGTCCTCAAGCCGAAATATCAGAAACTGAAACACAAGAACCTTTATCAACATATTTTCAACTCTATGGAACTTATCCAACCGCTGATCGTTTAATCTCTTACCAAGCACATTCTTTACCTGCTGGGTTTATAATTATGTTAATAGCTGGTGTCATTTCTGGTTTATTAGGAATTGGTTCAGGTGCATTTAAAGTTTTGGCAATGGATCAAATTATGGGTTTACCTTTTAAAGTTTCCACCACTACTAGCAATTTTATGATTGCAGTGACAGCGGCGGCATCTGCTGGAGTATATTTAACTAGAGGTTATATTGATCCAGGAGTATCAATGCCAGTGGTTTTAGGGGTATTACCTGGTGCTTTTGTTGGGGCCAGAATTTTAATCGGTGCTAAAACAAACATTTTAAGAAATATCTTTAGTGTGGTATTGCTGATCATGGCATTCAAGATGATCTACAACAGTTTATAG
- a CDS encoding ATP-binding cassette domain-containing protein: MSKIISAIQVKNFSLYYENHKIIEDVSIDIPQNQITAIIGPSGCGKSTFLKSLNRITELEGKVKTEGTIEFFGQNIYGRRVNLNRLRRQISTVYAKPNLFPLSIYDNVAYGVKLIGWNPKTELDKIIQLALKSANIWEEVKNKLHKSALELSYGQQIRLCIARALAVKPQILLIDELCAGLDPLATSKIEELIECLRSELTIIFVSHNIQQVSQLSDFTAVFNYNEHQIGQLSEFSATKKLISHSFEHGHRDYAYTRFR, translated from the coding sequence ATGAGTAAAATAATTTCTGCCATCCAAGTTAAAAACTTCAGCCTTTACTATGAAAATCATAAAATTATTGAAGATGTATCCATAGATATTCCTCAAAATCAGATCACAGCCATTATTGGGCCTAGTGGTTGTGGAAAGTCTACATTTTTAAAATCGCTCAATCGCATAACAGAATTAGAAGGAAAAGTAAAAACAGAAGGAACAATAGAATTTTTTGGTCAAAATATTTATGGTCGTCGAGTTAATTTAAATCGCTTACGTAGGCAAATTAGTACAGTTTATGCCAAACCAAATCTATTTCCCCTGAGCATTTATGATAACGTTGCCTATGGAGTAAAACTAATTGGATGGAATCCCAAAACAGAATTAGATAAAATTATCCAGTTAGCACTAAAGTCTGCCAATATTTGGGAAGAAGTCAAAAATAAACTGCACAAATCTGCCCTAGAATTATCCTATGGACAACAAATAAGATTGTGTATCGCTCGTGCTTTAGCAGTCAAACCACAAATTTTATTGATAGATGAATTATGTGCAGGACTTGATCCTCTAGCAACTTCAAAAATCGAAGAACTAATAGAATGTTTGCGTTCGGAACTCACAATTATATTTGTCTCTCACAACATTCAACAAGTATCTCAACTCTCAGATTTTACTGCTGTATTTAACTATAATGAACATCAAATTGGGCAACTATCAGAATTTTCAGCCACCAAAAAACTAATATCTCATAGTTTTGAGCATGGTCATCGTGATTATGCTTATACTCGTTTTCGTTAA
- the murQ gene encoding N-acetylmuramic acid 6-phosphate etherase, which translates to MTNLESRGHLLTEQVNPNSLNLDQLNALELVELFNTEDQKAVAAVAGAKVELAEAIDRTAERLHQGGRLFYIGAGTSGRLGVLDAAECPPTFCTPPELVQGIIAGGAGALLRSSEGLEDLPADGESAIAQHKINQLDVVVGITAGGTTPYVHGALKAARQRGALTVFIACVPAEQVKVDADIDIRLLTGPEILAGSTRLKAGTVTKLALNILSTSVMVKLGKVYGNRMVDVAVTNQKLRDRALRILQDLTGLSREATGFLLERSGKWVKLALLMHWTDLDKTAGEKLLAAHQGNLRAAVDSYKQEK; encoded by the coding sequence ATGACAAATTTAGAATCCCGTGGGCATCTTCTCACAGAACAGGTAAATCCTAATAGTCTCAATTTAGACCAACTTAATGCTTTAGAATTAGTAGAATTATTTAATACTGAAGACCAAAAAGCTGTAGCTGCGGTAGCTGGGGCTAAGGTTGAGTTAGCAGAGGCTATTGACCGCACAGCAGAACGTTTACACCAAGGTGGACGTTTATTTTATATCGGTGCAGGAACAAGTGGACGTTTAGGAGTGTTAGATGCGGCTGAATGTCCTCCCACTTTCTGCACTCCCCCAGAGTTGGTACAGGGGATTATTGCTGGTGGTGCAGGGGCGCTGCTACGTAGTTCTGAAGGTTTGGAAGATTTACCAGCAGATGGGGAAAGTGCGATCGCCCAACATAAAATCAATCAACTAGATGTAGTGGTTGGGATCACCGCTGGGGGAACTACTCCCTATGTTCATGGTGCATTAAAAGCCGCTCGTCAACGGGGAGCTTTAACTGTTTTTATCGCCTGTGTTCCAGCTGAACAAGTTAAGGTTGACGCAGATATAGATATTCGGTTGTTAACAGGCCCGGAAATATTAGCCGGTTCTACTCGTTTAAAAGCCGGGACTGTCACTAAACTGGCCTTAAATATCCTTTCTACCAGTGTGATGGTGAAATTGGGTAAGGTTTACGGCAATAGAATGGTGGATGTTGCAGTCACAAATCAAAAATTACGCGATCGCGCTTTAAGAATTTTACAAGATTTAACTGGTTTAAGTCGGGAAGCCACAGGTTTTTTATTAGAACGCAGTGGTAAATGGGTGAAACTCGCTTTATTAATGCACTGGACTGATTTAGATAAAACTGCTGGAGAAAAACTTTTAGCTGCCCATCAGGGTAATTTGCGTGCGGCTGTTGATAGTTATAAACAGGAGAAATAG
- a CDS encoding ankyrin repeat domain-containing protein — protein MTALMKAISKNDISQVQKLIQAGANVNELDSNQDAPLVIAAYKGYHQIVKLLLEAGADVTAVDPGMKATALHAAAYAGRTEAAKLLIEYNIDINKQGPYNGYTALHDAIWQNNIDIVKLLLQANADLSILSQDGKTPLDFAKSKNYQEIVTLIANKLGK, from the coding sequence ATGACAGCCTTAATGAAAGCCATCAGCAAAAATGATATTTCTCAAGTCCAAAAACTAATTCAAGCAGGTGCAAATGTGAATGAATTAGATAGTAACCAAGATGCACCTTTAGTCATTGCTGCTTACAAAGGATATCACCAAATTGTCAAATTACTCCTGGAAGCCGGTGCTGATGTAACCGCTGTTGATCCCGGTATGAAAGCCACCGCTTTACACGCTGCTGCCTATGCAGGAAGAACAGAAGCCGCTAAATTATTGATAGAATATAACATTGATATCAATAAACAAGGCCCCTACAACGGTTATACAGCTTTACATGATGCAATTTGGCAAAATAACATTGATATTGTCAAATTACTTTTACAAGCAAATGCTGATTTAAGTATCCTTTCCCAAGATGGTAAAACCCCTTTAGATTTTGCCAAATCCAAAAATTACCAAGAAATTGTCACATTAATTGCAAATAAATTAGGAAAATAA